Sequence from the Ignavibacteriales bacterium genome:
TCATTTGGCTTAACTTTAAACTCTTCATCATCTTTGATCTTGAACTTATTAGCACGACTTGAAATCGAATATTCATAACCAATTCTTAAATCATATCCAATAGGGGTTAGACTTTCTTCAATAAAAGGACTAAGCCTAATTTTATCTTCTAGAATATTATCACTCGAAGTCCTATCAATTATCCTTTGTAAGGTTGTATCTGTTAATAATGACATTAAAACCTCCTATCTATTGAACAACATAACTAGCACTTATACCGAAAATCTATTTACTTGTTTCGCTTATATAGTTCAACTTTAAATCTCTTAGCACGTCTTGCAAAAAGTGGTCTTCCCTTTCAGATAAATTTCCTTTGGTTTTAATAGTAAGCATATCTAAAATATCAATCGCCATCTTGGCTTGCTCTAAATTAATCTCTTCTTTATTAGAAATCGGATTCTTTAGTTTTCCTAAACCAATCAATCCAAGCTGCTGGTTTTGGAAAACAACCTGCATAAAAAGAAATTCCTGAGCTTCAGTCAGATTCATTTTTAATGCTCCTAATTTATCCTAATGAATTGCTGCACCGCTAAATTGATAAATTGTTCAGTTAAATTCAAATGGATTTTCTTAGTTCCCACAACTTACAGTATTTTGTAAATACATAACCAGCAGAAAAAATTGAAAGAATAAATCCATGAAGTCCATCTAAAAAGCCAAGCTTTACAAAATACATTTTAATAAATATGCTTAAAGGTCGAAGAAGAATATCAAAAATTGAAGCACTTTTATTCTGCCCGGCTAATTCCTCCGCAGCAAGAGAAGTGTAGATATTAAATTTTTTAAAATAATGTTCAATAGTTGGATCTGTCCAATGATCTAAATCGGATTTTAGTTCGCTAACTTTTCCTTCCACAATCAAATTTTCGTGAACGGTGTTTTGGTTAAATTTTACATATTGCTTGTTAAACAGCCGGGTAACTCTGCCGGGATACCAACCACAATGCTTAATCCATTTTCCTAAAAAGTAAGCTTTACGCGGGACTGAATATGCAATTTCAGCAGGCTTATTATTCTTAAACTCATTTAACTCATGCGATAACTCAGGAGTAAAAGATTCATCGGCATCAATCCAAAAAACCCAATCGTTGGAAGTTTTTGAAAGAGCATATTGCTTTGTTTGCGCATAGCCCTGCCATTCAACAAATTCATAAAAAACATTTTTACTCTTAACAATCTCTGTAGTTTTATCTTTTGTACGGTTATCTATCAGTACAATTATTTCATCAATACAATCCTTCTGACTGTCTACGCACTTGCCAATATTCAATTCCTCGTCTTTAGCAATAACAATGGATGATATTTTAATTTTCTGTTCCAAGTTTAATCTAAATTTTATTACTACCGGTTAAATTATTATTTATTAAAGCTGTTTTATAAAAGGCTAAATTTAATCCAAGTGTAAACCAAACCATTGTTATGATTTCATGATCACCGAAATTCCATTCAGCGAGTCCGGAGACTAAAAATCCAACAAATACAGCGAGTGCGCCAAGCGAATACGAAGAAGCAAATTGAATCGATTTAAGCTGCTTATAAATTTTAATATGTGTTAATAATATTTTTAACAGTAAAGCCATTACAATTAAAAATCCAAAAATACCAAGCGCAGCAAGAAGCTGTACGTAATTATTATGAAGATGACCGAACGTTTCCTTTTCAAAATAATTCATGTACTTTTTGTATACCGGGTGCATGTCAATGTCGCCAACGCCAAAAAACGGATAATCTTTCCAAATTCTATAGCCAGCTTGCCACTGATATTCCCGCTGAACATTAGTTATATGGTATGGATCAATAATGGAATTCAGTCTGCTTAATTTAACTTCGCTAAAGTAAAATTTATTGTTCTCAAAAGCGGCTGTAAATGGAGCAAACGGTAGTTGGCTTGTATTTATTATTTTTATTTTATCTCGAATTGGATATTCCAATTCATAAAGTTTACCTGAAAAGTCTGTAATAAAGTACTTATCGCTGGAAGAAATAAAGTTGAATGCTTTCTTCAATAAAATATTATCGTCAATTTCCTTAACATCAGTCAAATCAATTTTCAACAGCTTTACGCTGCTTCCTGTTGAGAATAACAAATAGTTATTTACAAGTGATAGGAAACCAAAATTGGTAATTATTTTTTTGTTAAATATTTTTTTTGCAGGTAATCCGTTCTGCAATTGATAAACCATTAGAAGATTATCAACAGTATAGCAAGCCAGGTTAGTTGAATCGACTGCAAGATAACGAATATTTTTCAGTTCAGGGAAGCGGTGGTACTGCCCGGTTTCTGTTGGATTAGTAAAAATTGTTAAACCGCTATCAACATCCGCAACATAAAAATTTCCATTTGCAATAAGCGAAGAGTAAGTTAAACCTGGTGATAGAAATTCTTTTTGAAAAATAAATTTATCCTGATTTACTTTTCTAAAAACTCTCAACCGATAATCCGATAAAGAAGCCAGATAATAATCATCTTTCCATTTTAAAAAGGAAGCAATAGGCGACTTTACTTGAAGAATATTTTTATATTCTGATTCATCAAACAGAAACACTCCTTTTTGATAATCGCTAACAAATACTTTTTTTCCTTCCGGATAAATAAACTGTGCTCTCCCCTGTGTTGCGAACATTCTTTCAAGATGTAGTTTGCCATCTAAGTAAGAATAAACTGAAATGCTGCTTTTGTTTGTTTGCATAAAAGCAAAAGTTACAACAAAGACTATAATTGCACCAAGCATCAACCATTTCTTTTTTATGATCAGAATAAGTAAAATGCCTGCTGCAGTTCCAATCCAGGCTGCACGGGTATAACTTGCAAATAGTGCTAAAGATGAAATAATAAATCCAGAAACATAAAATAATTTCTCCCAGATTTTTGTTTTTTCGTTCACCAGTAAAGCAAAAAAGAATATTGTTGTAAAACTAATTAATCCACCGGCTGTCATTACATATTGAAAAGGAGAAGGACCTTTCGATTCAATTTGATAAAGCTGAGAGATGAAATGCTCATATGCAAATACAATGTAAGCAAGTATTGTTATGAACGCCGCCCACAAATAAATTTTGAAAAATAATTTCGCTTTTTCTAAATCTTCTGTGGCTGCAACAATTGTATAAACAATCGGAATAAGAAGAATTCTTTTTAATAAATTGTTGAATGCGAGCGGTTTGTTGATAGACAAAATAGTGGAAATAATTTCTGCCAGCAGAAAAAGTAGGAACAGAATTTCCAGACCTGTTTTTCTGAATTTATTTTCCTTAGAAACGAAATACCTGGCAGCCAACAAAATTAGACCACCATAATATCCAAGCTGGTTTATAAAGATTGAGTTGTTAAGACTAACTAAAAAAATTACAACACATCCTAAAATCAGCTTATCCAAAACAGCTATTGTATTTGCTTTTTCCAAAGTTATCTCTGCTCTCTGAATTGGAGCTCGTACAATTTTTTATAAATTCCTTTTTCGTCTTCCATCAGAATATCATGTTTCCCTTGCTGAACTATTTTCCCATTATCAAGTACAACAATTCTATCAGCATTCCTGATTGTGCTTAAGCGATGAGCAATAACAAATGTCGTTCTGTCAAACATTAATCTTTCAATTGCTTCCTGAACTAATACTTCAGATTCGCTATCAAGCGCAGAAGTTGCTTCATCAAAAATCATTATTGGTGGATTAACAAGAAGAGCACGTGCAATTGATAACCTTTGCCGCTGCCCACCTGAAATTTTTGCGCCTCGTTCACCAACAATTGTATCGTAACCTTTCGGAAATTCCATTATAAAATTATGTGCGTTAGCAGCTTTCGAGGCTTCAATAATTTTATCCATTGAATAATTTTCCAAACCATATGCAATGTTATTCCGGATGGAATCATTGAATAGAACCGTTTCCTGCGTAACTATTCCAAGCAGTTTACGAAGATCTTCAATCCTAACTTCTTTTATATTGATTCCATCAACTAAAATATTTCCTGAAGTTGGATCGAAGAACCGGGGAATTAAATCTACCAGTGTAGTTTTACCGGAACCGCTGCTGCCCACGAATGCAATTATTTCACCTTTCTTCACATTAAAATTAATATTGTCAAGAACCAATTCATCTGCGTCATCATAATGAAAGGAAACATTTCTGAATTCAACATTACTTGTAAAGCTTGTTAGTGGTTTGGGACTTTCGATGTTTTTTATTGCTGGTTCAGTATCAAGTATTTCAAAAACTCTGTCAGCAGCGGCGCTGGATTCCTGAATTCTACTGTTCACGCTGCTTAATTCTTTTATCGGCGGCATAAGTTGAAATATGGCAAAAAGAAATCCAAGAAACTGGCTCGCTTTCAATGTTCCTTCCTCAAGGACTAAACGCCCACCATAATAAACCAGAAACACTCCGACTATAACACTTAAAAACTCGGTTATCGGTGAAGCTGCATTTCTTATTCTTACAATTTTTAAAATCAATTTGAAAAAGCTGTTGGTTTCCCTCATAAATTTTTTGTTCTCGTAATTCTCCATTCCAAATGCTTTTACAATTTTAACTCCGGAAATGGTTTCGTGAAGAACAGTAGTTATATCTGCCATCTTTTCCTGAAGTAATCCGCTTTGCTTTCTAAGAATCAATCCAATCCAACTTATAATTCCGATTGAAAATGGAAGGACCACAACAGAAAATAGTGTTAATCGCCAGCTTATTGACAGAGCAATTCCAAGAAACACAATTATATTAAGCGGTTCACGGATTAAATTCAGGAACACGGCGGAGACGCTTGCATTAACAACATTTACATCATTTGTAATGCGCGAAATCAGATTGCCGGTCTTTTCATTCTTAAAATAACTCATTGGAAGTTTGTGTAAATGAACATAAGCGTGGTTCCGAAGATCTCGTGTCAATCCCTGTTCAACTACTGCCAAATAATATGCTTGAAGATAACCAAAAAGATTTTTTCCAAGAAAAGTAAAAAGAACTAGGAAACAAATTTTCATTAATGCTTCCGTTTTTGTACCGCTAAAAACAAAATTATTAAATGCATCTGATATAAAATGTTTTAAATTATCAAACCAGCCGGGTAAAACCTGTGCTACTTTTTCAATTTGCGACGGCTGTTGTTGAGTTGTAATTGTTTTTGATTCCTGGAATAATGTATCCAGGAGAGGAATGGTTAAATAAATCGATCCGCCATTAAGCATTGCAAAAAGAATTGTACAGAACACGGATGCAGTTAGATGCCGCCAGTATGGTTTAACGTAGTTTAATATTCTAAAATATGTTTTCACTTTTTTCTTATAAACTTGACTAATAAAATTGCGGGATGACCGGGATTTTTTTTAATCCACAGCCACCTGTAACAGAAATTGTCTCAACTATTTGTTTATTATCCAGATCGTAAATATAAATTTTTGATTTTCGACCGAAGTCATCATCAAAAAAAAGAAAATTGGATTTTATTAAGAAATTTTTCTCGCCGCTGTTCACCCATTGCTTAACTAATTTTTTATCCTTTACATCAAATATAGTTAAAGTAGAAGTCTTTGGAGAATTTGTATGGATAGTTTTGTTAGATGGTGAAATATCAACAGTTGAAAATATTAATTGTTTTCCATCCACCCAGACTATTTGATTCAATTTCTGATCCGTTGAAAAAATAAAATACTTTTGCGTAGATGTTTTTAAATAATAATTGTAAACGCCATTAAAGGTGGAATCCACCAGCGAATATGTATTATCCGGAGCATTTCTTTTAATCATTCGCTTTGGTAGTTGAGGATAATTTTCTTTAACTAAGTCAAATGTTTGCTTAATATCTGAAAGAATTCTCCCATTAGTACCAAAGATAGTAGTTTGCTGATTTACAAAGGTGGAAACCTTTTTATCGAACGAATTAAAAATCATTTTAAATGAATTATCATTTTCCCAAACCGTAAATAGCTGTATTACGTCGCCAACATCTTTTACCAATTCAACTTTTTCTTCTGAAGTATTGACCTTATACAATTTTACACCATTTATAAAAGGAAAGATTCCCTTCCTCCCGGATTTAATGGCTGTTAGAAGGAAAGCAATATTTGTATCACTTGAACTCACGAATTCAATAACATTCTCGCCGGACAATCGCCAGAATATTTCAGAGGATTTTGATTTCAAATTAAATTTATACAATGACGATTTCCCTTGAAACATTCCCACATAGATCAAATTGGAAAATTCATCGTAAACTGGATGAAAATTTTGAATTACTGAGTAATCCTGAATATATTTTTTAATAAATAATCTGTATCCAACCTCGCCAGCAGAATACGAATTACCGAAAGTGCCAATACAAACTTTGTAAAATTTACTCCTGTTGGTACTATCAATATAAAAGCAAACACGATTTTTAATCTTACCCTGAAGTTGAATAGCAAAATCATTTGCTTTAGTTTTTTCTTCAAATGATTTTACTTCAATAAAAAATTTATCCGTGTCGCGGGAATTTATATATTCAAACTCACTTTGCTGATTTCTTCCGCAACTTAAAAAAATACAACAAACTGATAAACAAATAAAAATTTGAGACATCAATAACTAAGCTTTCCCGATTATTGAAATAAGTATTTCATAAATAAAATTAACGAATTTTACAAAATAACCCCACAATGGGCTGTATATAAAAACCAGCAGGATCAAGAAACCATACATTCCTGCATTTAAATAGCCGGCAATAATTCTGTTGGGAAAAATATCATAAAGAATATGTGAGCCATCCAACGGTGGAATTGGTAATAAATTGAAGGCAAACAAAAAAATATTAAAGTATCCACCAAGATGCAGCGCTGTAAGAATTCTTTGGAAATTTTCCGTTGGATTATCAGAAGATTTTGCAATAAAAAAATATGCTATAAAGAATAACACTGCCAGTATTAAGTTTGATAGCGGTCCCGCGAAGGAGACAATTGCATCGTCTCTTCGTTTGTTACTAAAATTATTTGGATTAACAGGAACTGGTTTAGCCCAACCAATTATAAATCCACCAGAAGCAAAAGAAATTAGCGGCATAATTATGCTGCCAACCAAATCGAGATGCTTGAATGGATTTAGTGTTAACCTTCCTGAGTTTTTTGCTGTATCATCTCCGAACTTAAAGGCAGAAAATGCATGGGCAAATTCATGCACAGCAAGTGAAATTAAAAAAAGCGGCAAGAATAAAACGAATGTAATCAGTTTTTCATTTATTTGAATATCAGGCAATTTATTTTCCTCTTGGATGAAAGTCTCTGTGGACTTGTTTAATATATTCTCTATCGATGTGAGTATAAATTTGAGTTGTTGAAATATCTGCGTGTCCAAGCATTTCCTGAACAGAGCGTAAATCTGCACCACCTTCCAGTAAATGCGTTGCAAAGGAATGCCTGAAGGTATGTGGATGCACTTCCTTTTCTATTCCTGCTTTCTTAGCATATTTATTAACAATATTCCAGATACCCATCCGCGAAAGTTTTGTTCCGTGGTTGTTTAGAAATACATAGTTCAAACTTTTTCCTCTTCTTTCCGATGTTGGTCTCGATTCAAGCAGATATTTATTTACCCACTCAATCGCACTACTTCCAACCGGTACAATCCGTTCTTTTGATCCTTTGCCCAGAACGCGAATAATCCCTTCGCTAAAAATCAAATCGTGTAAATGTAAGTTAATCGTTTCCGAAACTCTTAACCCGGAAGAATACATAATTTCAAGCAATCCTTTATCTCTTAATCCAAATTTAGTTTGAACATCCGGAGCATCAAGAATTTTTTCTACTTCATCAAAATTTAATACAACCGGAAGTTTTCTAGAAAGTTTTGGTGGAGTAATTTTTTCAGTCGGATCCTTTTCAATATAATTGTACGTCTTAAGGTAACCAAAATAACTTTTATGTGAAGATAAATATCTTGCTGTTGTAGAGCTTGAGATACCAACATCGCTCATCGATTTATAGAATTTTACTAGAACACGATAATCAATTAAATTTTCATCAGTAATGAGATATAAATCTTCAGCGTATTCAAGCAGTTTGGTAATATCATTCCTATATGAATCGATGGTGTTTTTGGATAGATTTTTTTCAAGACGCAAAACAGTTAAATATTCTTTTAGGAGTTCAGACATAATTTAATACAGATGACAGATTTTTAGGAAATGTCATCACTTTTCTCCTTCAAATTTTCCATTTCATCTTGCTTGGGGTAACGAATTCGCTTGTGGTGTTGTACTAAAAGGATGTTAAGAAAAATTTCTTTAATAATTTTTAGATCTTTAAGTGTAACAGGCGATTCATCCAATTGTCCGTCTGCCAGGCGGTTTTTAAAAAGACTGTTAATTACATTTTCAACTTTAGCTGGATCCGGCTCATCAATTGAACGTACTGTAGATTCGCAAGCATCGGCAAGCATAACAAGAGCTGTTTCTTTAGAATTTGGTTTAGGACCTTTATACCGGTAATCGATTATGTTTACATTACTATCACCATAAAGTTCTTTGGCTTTTTCATAGAAAAAACTCATAACTAATGTACCGTGATGCATTGGAATGAAATCAATTATTTCCGCTGGTAATTTTTCTTCTTTTGCTAAATCAATACCTTTTGTAACATGATTAATGATAATTGCAGCGCTTGCTTTGGGATCCAATTTGGAATGTGAGTTTTCATTGTCCATCTGGTTCTCTACAAAGTAATCTGAATTAACTGTTTTGCCAACATCGTGGTAATATGCTCCAACTCTTGCAAGTAAAGGATTTGCACCAATTGCTTCAGCAGCTCTTTCAACCAGCGAACCTACAGTCATGGAATGTGTAAAAGTACCCGGAGCAACTCTTGCAAGATTTTTTATGAGTGGTCTGTTAAAGTCAGTTAATTCTAACAATGTAAGGTCAGTTGTTATCTTAAAAAATTTTTCAAAGAAAATTATCATTCCAAAAGTAAAAACCGGACTGATTAAAGCATTCCCGGCTGCAAAAGCATACTCTATAAGTATTCTGTCATATGACTCATAACGTTCTAATCCAAATGCAAGGATACTAACTAAATATCCTACTAGAATATATCCAAATGAACGGAAAATTTGCGTCCTGTTTTTAATATCACGGACTGTATAAGCAGCAAGAGCACCGGCAAAAATATTCATGGCAGTAAATGAATAATCATTTCCTCTTAAACTACCGGCAATTAATGCAATTACAACAGTTCCATAAAATCCAACCCGGCTATCAAAAATGATGGTTAGCAACATAGATGCTGCCGGAAGTATTACCAATAAATGCAAAGGTGAACTTATAACGATCTGATTTATAAGAAAGGTTATACTGCTTATAAACAATATTATCAAGGAAATCAAAAGAATTTTTACATTGTCGTGGAAAATTTTTTTCCGGAAAAGAAAAAGATAAATTGCATAAAGGGATATTATTAAAAAAACATGCAAAAACTTACCCAACGTTTGAGTAAATGTATTTACAAAACCGCCTTCCTCTGCTTTTGCTTTCCGGTACGAATCAATTTTTAATTTTTTATCATCAGTTACTCTATCGTGCTTTGCTATTATTCTTTCATTTTCATTTACTATACCGGTGTTAGGTGAAACTTTATTATATGCCTGCGCTATTTCCAGTTGTGTTAACTTTTCATCAAAATTTAGATTTGGGCGGATGAAATGATTAACATACTCTATAATTGCGTAATTAAGCTGCGGATCGCTGATTGCTCCATTTACATACTCAGCCACATAATCATGAACTACTTTTAAATCCTGATATTTTTTTTTAGGAGCTACATAATCAAACTTTCCAATTCTATAAGCAATACTATCCTTTTTAATTTCATTATATAAAAGATTAAGTATTTCTGTTTTGTAAACCCGTTTTAGAATATCTTCTGCTAAAGAAAATACTTGCCTAAGGTTTTTATTTCCTTTCGAACGCTTATTTTCGAATTTATAAAAATTCTTAAGAGCTTTGAATGAAGCTGGACTGATAAATGTATTATTATTTTCTGATTCATCGCTTTCATTTTCAAT
This genomic interval carries:
- a CDS encoding DUF1844 domain-containing protein, with the translated sequence MNLTEAQEFLFMQVVFQNQQLGLIGLGKLKNPISNKEEINLEQAKMAIDILDMLTIKTKGNLSEREDHFLQDVLRDLKLNYISETSK
- a CDS encoding site-2 protease family protein, translating into MPDIQINEKLITFVLFLPLFLISLAVHEFAHAFSAFKFGDDTAKNSGRLTLNPFKHLDLVGSIIMPLISFASGGFIIGWAKPVPVNPNNFSNKRRDDAIVSFAGPLSNLILAVLFFIAYFFIAKSSDNPTENFQRILTALHLGGYFNIFLFAFNLLPIPPLDGSHILYDIFPNRIIAGYLNAGMYGFLILLVFIYSPLWGYFVKFVNFIYEILISIIGKA
- a CDS encoding O-antigen ligase family protein, which produces MEKANTIAVLDKLILGCVVIFLVSLNNSIFINQLGYYGGLILLAARYFVSKENKFRKTGLEILFLLFLLAEIISTILSINKPLAFNNLLKRILLIPIVYTIVAATEDLEKAKLFFKIYLWAAFITILAYIVFAYEHFISQLYQIESKGPSPFQYVMTAGGLISFTTIFFFALLVNEKTKIWEKLFYVSGFIISSLALFASYTRAAWIGTAAGILLILIIKKKWLMLGAIIVFVVTFAFMQTNKSSISVYSYLDGKLHLERMFATQGRAQFIYPEGKKVFVSDYQKGVFLFDESEYKNILQVKSPIASFLKWKDDYYLASLSDYRLRVFRKVNQDKFIFQKEFLSPGLTYSSLIANGNFYVADVDSGLTIFTNPTETGQYHRFPELKNIRYLAVDSTNLACYTVDNLLMVYQLQNGLPAKKIFNKKIITNFGFLSLVNNYLLFSTGSSVKLLKIDLTDVKEIDDNILLKKAFNFISSSDKYFITDFSGKLYELEYPIRDKIKIINTSQLPFAPFTAAFENNKFYFSEVKLSRLNSIIDPYHITNVQREYQWQAGYRIWKDYPFFGVGDIDMHPVYKKYMNYFEKETFGHLHNNYVQLLAALGIFGFLIVMALLLKILLTHIKIYKQLKSIQFASSYSLGALAVFVGFLVSGLAEWNFGDHEIITMVWFTLGLNLAFYKTALINNNLTGSNKI
- a CDS encoding ABC transporter ATP-binding protein, which codes for MKTYFRILNYVKPYWRHLTASVFCTILFAMLNGGSIYLTIPLLDTLFQESKTITTQQQPSQIEKVAQVLPGWFDNLKHFISDAFNNFVFSGTKTEALMKICFLVLFTFLGKNLFGYLQAYYLAVVEQGLTRDLRNHAYVHLHKLPMSYFKNEKTGNLISRITNDVNVVNASVSAVFLNLIREPLNIIVFLGIALSISWRLTLFSVVVLPFSIGIISWIGLILRKQSGLLQEKMADITTVLHETISGVKIVKAFGMENYENKKFMRETNSFFKLILKIVRIRNAASPITEFLSVIVGVFLVYYGGRLVLEEGTLKASQFLGFLFAIFQLMPPIKELSSVNSRIQESSAAADRVFEILDTEPAIKNIESPKPLTSFTSNVEFRNVSFHYDDADELVLDNINFNVKKGEIIAFVGSSGSGKTTLVDLIPRFFDPTSGNILVDGINIKEVRIEDLRKLLGIVTQETVLFNDSIRNNIAYGLENYSMDKIIEASKAANAHNFIMEFPKGYDTIVGERGAKISGGQRQRLSIARALLVNPPIMIFDEATSALDSESEVLVQEAIERLMFDRTTFVIAHRLSTIRNADRIVVLDNGKIVQQGKHDILMEDEKGIYKKLYELQFREQR
- a CDS encoding HDIG domain-containing protein; translation: MSSADNISVLKKSRRIKLLIFLISVILIVLMFPKGVSIESEVTVGSIWIQEDLIATTSFPIYKDPEVYALEKRKAGEKVFPIFIKNENIFIQSIDSLHSYNTYLITQIENESDESENNNTFISPASFKALKNFYKFENKRSKGNKNLRQVFSLAEDILKRVYKTEILNLLYNEIKKDSIAYRIGKFDYVAPKKKYQDLKVVHDYVAEYVNGAISDPQLNYAIIEYVNHFIRPNLNFDEKLTQLEIAQAYNKVSPNTGIVNENERIIAKHDRVTDDKKLKIDSYRKAKAEEGGFVNTFTQTLGKFLHVFLIISLYAIYLFLFRKKIFHDNVKILLISLIILFISSITFLINQIVISSPLHLLVILPAASMLLTIIFDSRVGFYGTVVIALIAGSLRGNDYSFTAMNIFAGALAAYTVRDIKNRTQIFRSFGYILVGYLVSILAFGLERYESYDRILIEYAFAAGNALISPVFTFGMIIFFEKFFKITTDLTLLELTDFNRPLIKNLARVAPGTFTHSMTVGSLVERAAEAIGANPLLARVGAYYHDVGKTVNSDYFVENQMDNENSHSKLDPKASAAIIINHVTKGIDLAKEEKLPAEIIDFIPMHHGTLVMSFFYEKAKELYGDSNVNIIDYRYKGPKPNSKETALVMLADACESTVRSIDEPDPAKVENVINSLFKNRLADGQLDESPVTLKDLKIIKEIFLNILLVQHHKRIRYPKQDEMENLKEKSDDIS
- a CDS encoding glycosyltransferase family 2 protein produces the protein MEQKIKISSIVIAKDEELNIGKCVDSQKDCIDEIIVLIDNRTKDKTTEIVKSKNVFYEFVEWQGYAQTKQYALSKTSNDWVFWIDADESFTPELSHELNEFKNNKPAEIAYSVPRKAYFLGKWIKHCGWYPGRVTRLFNKQYVKFNQNTVHENLIVEGKVSELKSDLDHWTDPTIEHYFKKFNIYTSLAAEELAGQNKSASIFDILLRPLSIFIKMYFVKLGFLDGLHGFILSIFSAGYVFTKYCKLWELRKSI
- the xerD gene encoding site-specific tyrosine recombinase XerD, with protein sequence MSELLKEYLTVLRLEKNLSKNTIDSYRNDITKLLEYAEDLYLITDENLIDYRVLVKFYKSMSDVGISSSTTARYLSSHKSYFGYLKTYNYIEKDPTEKITPPKLSRKLPVVLNFDEVEKILDAPDVQTKFGLRDKGLLEIMYSSGLRVSETINLHLHDLIFSEGIIRVLGKGSKERIVPVGSSAIEWVNKYLLESRPTSERRGKSLNYVFLNNHGTKLSRMGIWNIVNKYAKKAGIEKEVHPHTFRHSFATHLLEGGADLRSVQEMLGHADISTTQIYTHIDREYIKQVHRDFHPRGK